A stretch of Arachis hypogaea cultivar Tifrunner chromosome 15, arahy.Tifrunner.gnm2.J5K5, whole genome shotgun sequence DNA encodes these proteins:
- the LOC112749668 gene encoding uncharacterized protein, giving the protein MMDIEEESPMSGSLKAMTLRNMSSSSSAFFSANQSPFFSPRSPSLIPDAAPGPSNRVVHLDAASPSTSSIIQEPKFDVNVGCTFPDASGNSGDLQKLDRISSSVGISSSSISSSCYHRDDRYFAKKERRDKKDRCHRTSSIPDSTSCSSYRLRNCDVFIGLHGSKPPFVRFVNWLRAELELQGISCFVSDRARCRSSRKLGIVERAMNAASFGIVIITNKSFKNPYTIEELHFFSSKKNLVPIYFDLSPADCLVRDIIEKRGELWEKHGGELWLMYEGLEQEWRDAVHGLSRVDEPKLEAQDGNWRDCILRAVTLIAMRLGRRSVGENLTKWREKIEKEEFPFTRNESFIGRKKELSELEFMLFGDVTGDAEKDYIELKAKPGRKNVTIGWGKSNMLDERWREKHAGNGCKKQKEPVVWKESEKEIEMQHYHSRLKRGKYARRKRGRNMLCGKGIACVSGDAGIGKTELILEFAYRFHQRYKMILWIGGEGRYIRQNYLNLRSFLEVDVGIENSLDKNRIKGFEEQEITAISRVRKELMRNIPYLVIIDNLESEKDWWDHKLAVMDLLPRFGGETHVIISTRLPCIMNLEPLKLSYLSGVEALSLMLGIGKDYPVTEVDALRTIEEKLGRLTLGLAIVSAILSELPITPTRLLETINRMPLKEMSWSGKEDRWWRKNTFLVQLFEVCFSIFDHADGPRSLATRMVLASGWFAPGAIPVSLLAVAANKIPEKCQGRCLFRKLLQALTCGFTSSYIKKSELEASSLLLRFSIARSSTKEGYIQFNELIKVYARKRDVPGAAQAMIQAVIIQGSIAQTLDHLWAACFLLFGFGRDPVVVELKVSELLYLVKRMVLPLAIHTFITYSRCTAALELLRLCTNALEAADQAFVTPVDKCLQKSLCWRSVQTNAQLNPSLWEELALCRATVLETRAKLMLRGAQFDIGEDLIKKAVFIRTSICGEHHPDTISARETLRKLPRLISNVQVHASTT; this is encoded by the coding sequence ATGATGGATATTGAAGAAGAGAGCCCCATGTCTGGGTCCTTAAAAGCCATGACTCTAAGGAATATGTCATCTTCATCTTCAGCATTCTTTTCAGCAAACCAGTCACCCTTCTTCTCTCCAAGATCACCATCACTCATACCTGATGCTGCTCCAGGTCCAAGTAATAGGGTGGTTCATTTGGATGCTGCTTCCCCTAGCACCAGTTCCATCATTCAAGAACCAAAGTTTGATGTAAATGTTGGATGCACCTTCCCAGATGCATCTGGTAACTCAGGTGATTTGCAAAAACTTGATCGGATATCTTCCTCAGTTGGCATATCTAGCAGTAGCATATCTAGTTCATGCTATCACCGGGATGATCGATATTTTgcgaagaaagagagaagagataagAAAGATAGATGTCATAGAACTTCATCCATTCCAGATTCTACATCATGTTCTTCTTATAGATTAAGGAATTGTGATGTTTTCATTGGATTACATGGCTCAAAACCTCCTTTTGTAAGATTTGTTAATTGGCTTCGTGCTGAATTAGAACTTCAAGGAATCAGTTGCTTTGTATCAGACAGGGCTCGATGTAGGAGCTCTCGCAAACTTGGCATTGTGGAGAGAGCCATGAATGCTGCTTCTTTTGGGATAGTGATTATAACAAACAAGTCTTTCAAGAATCCTTACACTATTGAGGAGCTGCATTTCTTTTCTAGCAAGAAGAATTTGGTTCCAATATACTTTGATTTGAGTCCAGCCGATTGTCTTGTCCGGGACATAATTGAAAAGAGGGGTGAGCTGTGGGAAAAACATGGAGGTGAACTTTGGCTTATGTATGAAGGATTGGAACAGGAGTGGCGAGATGCCGTGCACGGCCTCTCTCGGGTTGATGAACCAAAACTGGAAGCGCAGGATGGAAACTGGAGAGATTGCATACTGAGAGCTGTCACATTAATAGCAATGAGGTTGGGTAGGAGAAGTGTTGGTGAGAATTTGACTAAGTGgagagaaaaaattgaaaaagaggagTTCCCTTTCACCAGAAATGAGAGTTTTATTGGGAGAAAGAAAGAGCTTTCAGAACTGGAGTTTATGCTTTTTGGAGATGTCACTGGAGATGCAGAGAAGGACTACATTGAACTTAAGGCTAAACCAGGAAGAAAGAATGTGACAATTGGTTGGGGCAAGAGTAATATGCTAGATGAAAGATGGAGGGAAAAGCATGCAGGAAATGGCTGCAAGAAACAGAAAGAGCCAGTTGTATGGAAGGAGTCAGAGAAAGAGATTGAAATGCAGCACTACCATTCAAGGCTCAAGCGTGGAAAGTATGCTAGAAGGAAAAGGGGAAGGAATATGTTGTGTGGGAAAGGTATTGCGTGTGTTTCAGGGGATGCAGGAATTGGTAAAACAGAACTCATTCTTGAATTTGCTTACAGATTTCATCAGAGATACAAGATGATTTTATGGATAGGAGGGGAAGGCAGATATATAAGGCAAAACTACCTTAACCTCAGATCTTTTTTGGAAGTTGATGTGGGAATTGAGAACAGTTTGGATAAAAATAGGATCAAAGGCTTTGAAGAGCAGGAGATCACAGCGATTTCTAGAGTTCGAAAAGAGCTGATGAGGAACATTCCATATCTTGTGATAATTGATAACTTGGAGAGCGAAAAAGATTGGTGGGATCACAAACTTGCTGTCATGGATCTTCTCCCTCGCTTTGGTGGCGAAACACATGTGATCATATCGACACGCCTTCCTTGCATCATGAACTTGGAACCTTTGAAGCTCTCATACTTATCAGGAGTTGAAGCATTGTCTCTAATGCTAGGTATTGGCAAGGACTATCCAGTTACAGAGGTTGATGCTCTGAGGACTATTGAGGAGAAACTTGGAAGATTAACATTAGGCCTTGCCATTGTGAGTGCAATTTTGTCTGAACTACCAATAACCCCAACCAGGCTTCTAGAAACCATAAACAGAATGCCTCTGAAGGAAATGTCGTGGAGCGGAAAAGAAGACCGGTGGTGGAGGAAGAACACATTTCTTGTGCAGCTTTTCGAAGTTTGTTTCTCCATTTTTGATCATGCAGATGGCCCAAGAAGCTTGGCAACCAGAATGGTGCTGGCAAGCGGATGGTTTGCTCCTGGTGCAATTCCAGTTTCCTTATTGGCAGTAGCAGCTAACAAGATACCAGAAAAGTGCCAGGGCAGATGCTTGTTTAGAAAGTTACTCCAAGCCTTAACTTGTGGATTCACATCCTCATACATCAAAAAATCAGAATTAGAAGCATCTTCTTTGCTGTTAAGATTTAGCATTGCAAGAAGTAGCACTAAGGAAGGTTACATCCAATTCAATGAGCTCATCAAAGTATATGCCAGGAAAAGAGATGTTCCTGGAGCTGCACAAGCAATGATTCAAGCTGTCATCATTCAAGGATCAATAGCACAAACTCTTGATCATTTATGGGCTGCTTGTTTTCTGTTATTTGGATTCGGCCGCGATCCGGTAGTTGTTGAGCTCAAGGTGTCTGAGCTTTTATATCTTGTCAAAAGAATGGTTCTGCCTCTTGCCATTCACACATTCATCACTTATTCTCGCTGCACGGCGGCTCTTGAGCTTCTCCGGCTCTGCACCAATGCCTTGGAAGCTGCCGACCAAGCATTCGTTACGCCGGTGGACAAGTGCCTCCAGAAATCGCTTTGTTGGAGGTCTGTCCAGACTAATGCTCAGTTGAATCCTTCTCTTTGGGAAGAACTGGCTTTGTGTAGAGCCACTGTTCTTGAAACTAGAGCTAAGCTAATGCTAAGAGGTGCCCAGTTTGATATTGGAGAGGATCTAATCAAGAAGGCTGTTTTCATCAGAACTTCAATTTGTGGTGAGCATCATCCAGATACTATATCTGCTCGTGAAACATTAAGAAAACTCCCCAGGCTTATTTCTAATGTCCAAGTTCATGCTTCAACTACTTAG